A genomic segment from Corythoichthys intestinalis isolate RoL2023-P3 chromosome 2, ASM3026506v1, whole genome shotgun sequence encodes:
- the LOC130911671 gene encoding nidogen-2 isoform X1 — MESGQMLPIYLMGLCCSMCMVAAIQRAQMFPYGTLSGDSILEEGDDETSKVVSLPKPFYFYDTPFSKLYVATNGIISAQDLPMENQYVDDGFPTDFPVVAPFLADMDTSGGRGQIYYRLTESPSVLNRVAQEVHQGFPDAKFTPTHAVVATWENVAAHEEPTRTSGGASSKVNTFQAVIGYDETDSYVLFLYPEHGLNFFGTRPKESYNVEIELAARVGFSRGEITYLIFSRTEGPYYSVTGNEQSIKHLDKVGNTGNPGVWLFHTGNRYSFDNIVPASIGGLLAATSSRDYDQSLGATTPEYDFEEYSYKGNLDLAHQEQESVFPVAVEDREFQPVLANESLQPGSSNLPIAASQVSHDGEDLPLTSEPKLRSEVVERQYAPPSPQEANPDGGAQWSGEQQPQVPVEVGDLYPPHRNEPPLSPGGHVVSVEEDVDFDTGVIHYTTENKETCARFQQQCSQNAFCSDYATGFCCHCRPGFYGNGHHCLPDAAPQRVSGKLSGTVTVGLTPVELNNIDLHAYIVVGDGRAYTAVSEIPEPVGWALMPAAPIGELFGWLFALELPNSQAGFKTTGAEFTRRAELVFYPGNQRLSITQTGRGLDDHNHFTVDTVLSGGVPFLPPASEVTMDPFKETYHYYPSVATSSSVREYTVVSPDQGSESFSFQLKQNITFRDCRHGNRALPVETLQITMERVFVMYVKEERILRYAITNKISPVGAGLTGPELVNPCYDGTHDCDTTAQCIPLEDKAFQCRCGTGYRGDGQNCYDVDECAESLLTCGAHSQCINLPGSHRCQCQSGYEFGFDGRTCVDMDECSSSPCHINARCTNSLGSFHCQCQNGFDGDGFLCSQQGQTDGTKSLCEQHRDSLQNGPGQDSRLPVGFFIPQCDSDGRYRPLQCHGSTGHCWCVDHRGQEIDGSRTPPGMTPTDCDRHAGQPVEPKSQCEHHRDSVQTSSPEGYPLVGVFVPQCDTNGKYTPQQCHGSTGHCWCVDSQGQERPGTRTPPGTTPIDCERPDERPKTHCEYLRESGQTTNSDGYPLVGAFVPQCDANGQYTPLQCHDSTGHCWCVDSQGQERPRTRTRPGEQPTDCSKPDEPDHAKTHCEHHRDSSQATSPEGYPIVGAFVPQCDSNGHYTPLQCHGSTGHCWCVDSHGQERPGTRTPPGTTPTNCAHQEEPGRLKSHCEQHRDSVQTTSPEGYPLVGAFVPQCDANGQYTPQQCHGSSGHCWCVNNKGEERSGTRTPPGTTPVDCEKPERPKSHCELHRDSIQTTSSEGYPLVGAFVPQCDANGEYTPQQCQVSTGHCWCVDRQGQERPGTRSPPGATPIDCKNTELPRSHCERQRDSVQTTSPEGYPILGAFVPQCDANGHYTPQQCHSSSGHCWCVDNQGQERPGTRTPPGVAPIECNKPERPKSHCEQHKDSIETTSPEGYPLLGAFVPQCDADGEYSPQQCHGSTGQCWCVDSQGQERPGTRTPPGTTPIDCERKDERPKTHCEHHRDRVQTTSPEGYPLVGSFVPQCDTNGQYTPQQCHGSTGHCWCVDSQGHERPGTRTPPGETPTDCEQPGEHPKTHCEHHRDRAQTTSPEGYALIGAFIPQCDNNGQYTPQQCHGSTGHCWCVDSQGQERPGTRTLPGTTPIDCERPDESPKTHCEYYRDRVQTTSPEGHPLVGAFVTQCDTNGQYIPQQCHGSTGHCWCVDSQGQERPGTRTSPGTTPIDCQRHDERPKTHCEHHRDRVETTSPEGYPLVGAFVPQCDTNGQYTPQQCHGSSGHCWCVDSQGQERPGTRTPPGTTPIDCEKPDERPKTHCEHHRDRAQTTSSEGYSLVGVFVPQCDANGQYIPQQCHSSIGQCWCVDRNGQERAGTRSQDAFSPIDCDKPVYVAPTERPESVCERWRSSLMEHYGGKPEPQQYLPQCEPDGQFSPVQCYGETTYCWCVDQDGREVPGTRSNDVVKPACLPSVAPPITLPLPRPDVTPPPNADVTLLYAQGQKIGALPLNGSRLDTSRSRTLLTLHGSIVVGLSYDCKQNQVYWTDLSARTINRALLVPGAEPEILINSNLVSPEGLAVDVNRRLMFWVDSNPDLIERSNLDGSDRKTLFDSDLVNPRAIIVVSSTGSLYWTDWNREAPKIETASVDGRNRRVVVSDGIGLPNALTFDYSSGQICWADAGTKRLECILPDGSGRRVINPGLNYPFSMVYHRNHFYYTDWRRDGVITVNKHSGKLTDEYLPEQRSHLYGIAIATSHCLSGNH; from the exons GTCAACACCTTCCAGGCGGTAATTGGTTACGATGAAACCGACTCGTACGTTCTCTTCCTCTATCCCGAACATGGCCTGAACTTCTTTGGGACGAGACCCAAG GAGTCATATAACGTGGAGATAGAACTTGCCGCTCGGGTGGGATTCAGCAGAGGAGAAATAACCTATCTCATTTTTTCCCGAACGGAGGGACCTTACTACAGTGTGACCGGCAACGAGCAGAGTATCAAACATCTCGACAA AGTTGGTAACACTGGAAATCCAGGCGTTTGGCTATTTCACACTGGGAACCGCTATTCATTTGACAACATTGTCCCTGCATCCATTGGTGGTCTCCTTGCAGCAACTTCCTCAAGAGATTACGACCAATCTCTG GGTGCCACAACCCCCGAGTATGACTTTGAAGAGTACTCATACAAAGGCAACCTTGACCTTGCCCATCAAGAACAAGAAAGTGTTTTCCCTGTGGCTGTTGAAGATCGAGAATTCCAGCCAGTGCTCGCTAATGAATCCCTACAGCCAGGAAGCTCCAATCTTCCTATAGCAGCATCCCAAGTCTCTCACGATGGTGAAGATTTACCTTTGACCTCTGAACCAAAGCTCAGATCAGAGGTAGTGGAGAGGCAGTATGCACCGCCATCTCCTCAAGAGGCCAACCCAGATGGGGGTGCTCAGTGGTCAGGGGAGCAGCAACCACAG GTTCCTGTGGAGGTGGGAGATTTGTATCCCCCTCACAGAAATGAGCCGCCACTGTCCCCTGGAGGTCATGTGGTCAGTGTGGAGGAAGATGTTGACTTTGACACAGGAG tGATTCATTACACCACTGAAAATAAGGAAACATGTGCAAG ATTCCAGCAGCAGTGCTCTCAGAATGCATTTTGCTCTGACTATGCAACGGGTTTCTGCTGTCATTGTCGACCCGGCTTTTATGGGAATGGCCACCACTGCCTGCCGGATG CCGCCCCCCAGCGCGTCAGTGGCAAACTCAGCGGAACTGTGACCGTGGGTTTGACTCCTGTGGAGCTCAACAACATCGATCTGCATGCTTACATTGTGGTGGGAGATGGGAGGGCTTACACAGCCGTCAGTGAG ATCCCCGAGCCGGTGGGCTGGGCCCTGATGCCAGCTGCGCCGATCGGAGAGCTGTTCGGGTGGCTGTTTGCGCTGGAGCTGCCTAACAGCCaagcaggattcaaaacaacag GGGCTGAGTTCACTCGTCGTGCCGAGCTTGTTTTTTACCCGGGCAACCAGCGGCTATCAATCACTCAGACAGGACGAGGCCTCGACGATCACAATCACTTCACTGTAGACACTGTGCTCAGTGGCGGTGTACCTTTTCTACCTCCTGCTTCTGAAGttaccatggatccctttaaggaaaCATACCATTACTACCCATCAG TTGCCACATCCAGCTCCGTGAGAGAGTATACCGTGGTCTCACCGGACCAAGGATCCGAATCCTTCTCATTCCAGCTAAAACAGAACATCACCTTCCGTGACTGTCGACATGGCAACAGGGCTCTGCCTGTGGAGACCCTGCAGATTACCATGGAGAGGGTGTTTGTGATGTATGTGAAGGAGGAGCGGATCCTGAGATATGCCATCACCAACAAGATCAGCCCAGTAGGAG CGGGTTTGACAGGACCAGAGCTGGTTAACCCTTGCTATGATGGAACCCATGACTGCGACACAACTGCTCAGTGCATTCCACTGGAGGACAAAGCTTTCCAGTGCCGATGTGGAACTGGTTACAGAGGGGATGGACAAAACTGTTACG ATGTCGATGAGTGTGCGGAGAGCTTGCTGACATGTGGTGCTCATTCGCAATGCATCAACTTACCTGGTAGCCATCGCTGCCAGTGCCAGAGCGGCTATGAATTTGGTTTTGATGGCCGTACCTGTGTTG ACATGGATGAGTGCAGCTCCTCTCCATGCCACATCAATGCAAGATGCACCAACAGTTTAGGCTCATTCCATTGTCAGTGCCAGAATGGCTTTGATGGAGATGGTTTCCTCTGCTCCCAACAAG GACAGACGGATGGTACTAAGAGCCTGTGTGAGCAGCACAGGGACAGTCTACAGAATGGGCCTGGCCAAGATAGtcgacttcctgttgggttcTTTATCCCTCAGTGTGACTCTGATGGACGATACAGACCACTGCAG TGCCATGGTTCTACTGGACATTGTTGGTGTGTGGATCATCGGGGGCAAGAGATAGATGGAAGCAGGACTCCTCCTGGTATGACACCAACAGACTGTGATAGACATG CAGGGCAACCAGTAGAACCTAAATCTCAATGTGAGCACCACAGAGACAGTGTACAGACCTCCAGTCCAGAGGGTTATCCTTTGGTTGGAGTCTTTGTACCTCAATGTGATACAAATGGAAAGTATACACCTCAACAA TGTCATGGCTCTACTGGACATTGTTGGTGTGTGGACAGCCAGGGACAGGAAAGACCTGGAACCAGAACTCCGCCTGGTACAACACCCATTGACTGTGAGAGACCAG ATGAACGTCCTAAAACCCACTGTGAATACCTTAGAGAAAGCGGACAGACTACAAATTCAGATGGCTATCCACTCGTGGGAGCGTTTGTACCTCAGTGTGATGCTAATGGACAATACACACCTCTGCAG TGTCATGACTCGACTGGGCATTGTTGGTGTGTAGACAGCCAGGGACAAGAAAGACCCAGAACCAGAACAAGGCCTGGTGAACAACCCACAGACTGTAGCAAACCAG ATGAACCAGATCATGCAAAAACCCACTGTGAACATCACAGAGACAGCTCACAGGCCACTAGTCCAGAGGGTTATCCAATAGTTGGTGCCTTTGTACCTCAGTGTGACTCAAATGGACATTACACACCGTTACAG TGTCATGGCTCTACTGGACATTGTTGGTGTGTTGACAGCCACGGACAGGAAAGACCTGGAACAAGAACTCCACCTGGTACTACACCGACTAACTGTGCCCACCAAG AAGAGCCTGGACGCCTTAAAAGTCATTGTGAGCAGCACAGAGACAGTGTGCAGACCACCAGTCCAGAGGGTTATCCACTTGTGGGAGCCTTTGTACCTCAATGTGATGCTAACGGACAGTACACTCCTCAGCAG TGTCATGGTTCTAGTGGACATTGTTGGTGCGTGAACAACAAAGGGGAAGAACGATCTGGTACTAGAACTCCTCCTGGTACAACACCCGTTGACTGTGAAAAACCAG AACGTCCTAAAAGTCACTGTGAGTTGCACAGAGATAGTATACAGACGACAAGTTCAGAGGGTTATCCACTGGTAGGAGCCTTTGTACCCCAGTGTGATGCTAATGGAGAGTACACTCCTCAACAG TGTCAGGTTTCCACTGGGCATTGCTGGTGTGTGGACAGACAAGGACAAGAAAGACCTGGTACAAGAAGTCCTCCAGGTGCAACACCCATCgactgtaaaaacacag AACTTCCCAGAAGCCACTGTGAGAGGCAAAGAGACAGTGTGCAGACCACCAGTCCAGAGGGTTATCCCATATTGGGAGCCTTTGTACCGCAGTGTGATGCTAATGGACACTATACTCCTCAACAG tGTCACAGTTCGAGTGGGCATTGTTGGTGTGTGGATAACCAAGGGCAAGAGAGACCTGGTACGAGAACTCCTCCTGGTGTAGCACCCATTGAATGCAACAAACCAG AACGTCCCAAAAGCCACTGTGAACAGCACAAAGACAGTATAGAGACCACCAGTCCAGAGGGTTATCCCCTGTTGGGAGCCTTTGTACCTCAGTGTGATGCTGATGGGGAATATTCACCTCAACAG TGCCACGGATCTACTGGACAGTGCTGGTGTGTGGACAGCCAAGGACAGGAAAGACCTGGAACCAGAACACCTCCTGGTACAACACCCATTGACTGTGAGAGAAAAG ATGAACGTCCGAAAACCCATTGTGAACACCACAGAGACCGTGTACAGACAACCAGTCCTGAAGGATATCCATTAGTCGGATCCTTTGTACCTCAGTGTGATACTAATGGACAGTACACACCTCAACAA tgTCATGGCTCTACTGGACATTGTTGGTGTGTTGACAGTCAAGGACATGAAAGACCCGGAACCAGAACTCCACCTGGTGAAACACCCACTGACTGTGAGCAaccag GTGAACATCCCAAAACCCATTGTGAGCACCACAGAGACCGTGCGCAGACCACCAGTCCCGAAGGATATGCTTTAATTGGAGCCTTCATACCTCAATGCGATAATAATGGACAGTACACACCTCAGCAA TGTCATGGCTCCACTGGACATTGTTGGTGTGTGGACAGCCAAGGACAGGAAAGACCTGGAACCAGAACGCTGCCTGGCACAACACCCATTGACTGTGAGAGACCGG ATGAGAGTCCTAAAACCCACTGCGAATACTACAGAGACCGTGTACAGACCACCAGTCCTGAAGGACATCCTTTAGTCGGAGCTTTCGTAACTCAGTGTGATACTAATGGACAATACATACCGCAACAG TGTCACGGCTCTACTGGACATTGTTGGTGTGTGGACAGCCAAGGACAGGAGAGACCTGGAACCAGAACTTCCCCTGGCACAACACCCATTGACTGTCAGAGACATG ATGAACGTCCTAAAACCCACTGTGAACACCACAGGGATCGTGTAGAGACTACCAGTCCTGAAGGATATCCATTAGTCGGAGCCTTTGTACCTCAGTGTGATACTAATGGACAATATACACCCCAACAG TGTCACGGTTCTTCTGGACATTGTTGGTGTGTGGACAGTCAAGGCCAGGAAAGACCTGGAACCAGAACTCCCCCGGGCACAACACCCATTGACTGTGAGAAACCGG ACGAACGTCCTAAAACCCACTGTGAACACCACAGAGACCGTGCACAGACGACCAGTTCAGAAGGTTATTCACTAGTAGGTGTCTTTGTACCTCAGTGTGATGCGAATGGACAGTACATTCCTCAACAG TGCCACAGCTCCATTGGACAGTGTTGGTGTGTGGACCGCAATGGCCAAGAGAGAGCAGGAACAAGATCTCAAGATGCATTTTCACCTATAGACTGTGACAAGCCAG TCTACGTGGCTCCAACCGAACGTCCCGAGAGTGTGTGTGAGCGCTGGAGGAGCAGTTTAATGGAGCACTATGGTGGGAAGCCAGAACCACAACAGTACCTGCCTCAGTGTGAGCCAGATGGGCAGTTCAG TCCAGTTCAGTGCTATGGGGAGACCACCTATTGTTGGTGTGTGGACCAGGATGGGCGAGAGGTTCCTGGTACCAGGTCAAATGATGTCGTCAAGCCTGCAT GCCTTCCATCAGTGGCTCCACCAATCACTCTCCCATTACCCCGTCCAGATGTGACTCCTCCCCCTAATGCTGATGTCACATTGCTCTATGCTCAGGGACAGAAGATAGGAGCACTTCCTCTCAACGGGAGCAGACTAGATACAAGCCGGTCCAGAACGTTACTGACTCTACAT GGCTCCATAGTTGTTGGTCTGTCCTATGACTGCAAACAGAACCAAGTATATTGGACAGATTTGTCTGCGCGGACCATTAATAGAGCATTACTGGTGCCAGGAGCTGAGCCAGAGATACTCATAAACTCAA ATCTGGTCAGTCCAGAGGGGTTGGCTGTGGATGTTAATCGAAGATTGATGTTCTGGGTGGATTCCAACCCTGACCTAATCGAAAGGTCCAACTTGGATGGCAGTGATAGAAAGACACTTTTCGACTCAGACTTGGTCAACCCACGGGCCATAATTGTGGTCTCTTCAACCGG TTCTCTGTACTGGACCGACTGGAATCGAGAGGCTCCCAAAATTGAGACCGCGTCAGTGGATGGACGGAACCGCCGGGTGGTGGTTTCTGATGGAATTGGTTTACCTAATGCGCTGACGTTTGACTATTCTTCTGGGCAAATCTGCTGGGCCGATGcag GTACTAAGCGGTTAGAATGTATATTGCCAGACGGCTCAGGGCGAAGAGTAATCAACCCCGGACTGAACTATCCCTTTAGCATGGTTTACCACAGAAACCACTTCTATTACACTGACTGGAGGAG GGACGGTGTGATCACAGTCAATAAACACAGTGGAAAGCTCACTGATGAATATTTGCCAGAGCAGAGGTCTCACCTGTATGGAATCGCCATAGCAACATCCCACTGCCTATCAG